In one Sphingomonas sp. AP4-R1 genomic region, the following are encoded:
- a CDS encoding helicase HerA-like domain-containing protein, whose amino-acid sequence MSDPTGLFVGATAAGERQMLELKRANRHGLIAGATGTGKTVTLQGIAEGFSKAGVPVFVADVKGDLAGLAMAGSPTAKTNEAFTARAAEIGMSDWAYADNPVIFWDLFGQAGHPVRTTISEMGPLLLARLMALNDVQEGVLNLVFKVADEQGMLLLDLSDLQAMLAWTAENAADLSARYGNVTRATVGTIQRQLLQLEAQGGDGFFGEPALDVKDMMLIDEAGRGTISVLAADKLMAAPKLYATFLLWLLSELFETLPEVGDPDKPKLVFFFDEAHLLFDDAAPALIDKVEQVVRLIRSKGVGVYFITQNPIDVPDDVAGQLGNRVQHKLNAFTPREQKAVTSAAQTFRASPGLDVATAITELKVGEALVSLLQPDGAPAPVSRTLVRPPCSRAGPLTDKERAVMISTSPVAGKYDTPVNRESAAEILSQKAGDAKAAVEKAKADAELAKQQAEAAKAAAAQAKLDAAEQARRDKEAERAAAAQAKAEERARIAAEREAAKPTLTDKMIQSAARSVASSVGRQVAGQLGSQLLRGLLGGLFKR is encoded by the coding sequence ATGAGCGATCCCACCGGTCTTTTCGTAGGCGCGACGGCGGCGGGCGAGCGGCAGATGCTGGAGCTGAAGCGCGCGAACCGCCACGGCCTGATCGCGGGCGCGACCGGCACCGGCAAGACGGTGACGCTGCAGGGGATCGCGGAGGGTTTTTCCAAGGCGGGCGTGCCCGTGTTCGTGGCGGACGTGAAGGGCGATCTCGCCGGCCTTGCCATGGCCGGATCGCCCACCGCCAAGACGAACGAGGCGTTCACGGCGCGCGCGGCCGAAATCGGCATGAGCGACTGGGCCTATGCCGACAATCCGGTGATTTTCTGGGATCTGTTCGGCCAGGCGGGCCACCCCGTCCGCACCACCATTTCCGAGATGGGGCCGCTGCTGCTGGCGCGGCTGATGGCGCTGAACGACGTGCAGGAAGGCGTGCTGAACCTCGTCTTCAAGGTGGCGGACGAGCAGGGGATGCTGCTGCTGGACCTCTCCGATCTGCAGGCGATGCTCGCCTGGACGGCGGAGAATGCGGCCGATCTTTCCGCCAGATACGGGAATGTCACGCGCGCGACGGTGGGCACGATCCAGCGCCAGTTGCTCCAGCTGGAGGCGCAGGGCGGCGACGGCTTCTTCGGCGAGCCGGCGCTGGACGTGAAGGACATGATGCTGATCGACGAGGCCGGGCGCGGCACGATCAGCGTGCTGGCGGCCGACAAATTGATGGCGGCGCCGAAGCTCTACGCCACCTTCCTGCTCTGGCTGCTGTCCGAACTGTTCGAGACGCTTCCCGAGGTGGGCGATCCGGACAAGCCCAAGCTCGTCTTCTTCTTCGACGAGGCTCATCTGCTGTTCGACGATGCGGCACCGGCCCTGATCGACAAGGTGGAGCAGGTGGTGCGCCTGATCCGGTCGAAGGGCGTCGGCGTCTATTTCATCACGCAGAATCCGATCGACGTGCCGGATGACGTGGCCGGCCAGCTCGGCAATCGTGTGCAGCACAAGCTCAACGCCTTCACGCCGCGCGAGCAGAAAGCGGTGACCTCCGCCGCGCAGACGTTCCGCGCCAGCCCCGGTCTGGATGTCGCCACCGCGATCACCGAGCTGAAGGTGGGCGAGGCGCTCGTCTCCCTGCTCCAGCCCGACGGCGCGCCCGCACCGGTTTCGCGCACGCTCGTCCGGCCGCCCTGCTCGCGCGCGGGGCCGCTCACCGACAAGGAGCGCGCGGTGATGATCTCCACCTCGCCGGTGGCGGGCAAGTATGACACGCCCGTCAATCGCGAGAGCGCGGCCGAGATTCTTTCCCAGAAGGCCGGCGACGCGAAGGCTGCGGTCGAGAAAGCCAAGGCGGATGCCGAACTGGCGAAACAGCAGGCCGAGGCGGCCAAGGCGGCCGCCGCACAGGCCAAGCTCGACGCGGCCGAACAGGCGCGGCGCGACAAGGAGGCCGAGCGCGCCGCCGCCGCGCAGGCCAAGGCCGAGGAGCGCGCCCGCATCGCCGCCGAGCGCGAGGCGGCCAAGCCCACGCTCACCGACAAGATGATCCAGTCGGCCGCGCGATCGGTGGCGTCGTCCGTCGGCCGTCAGGTGGCGGGGCAGCTGGGCAGCCAGCTATTGCGCGGGCTGCTGGGGGGATTGTTCAAACGATAA
- a CDS encoding DUF1796 family putative cysteine peptidase, translating to MDGIQVIQQTGAERLVEALYYGILGRAPDAAGLAVNTKILEGSVDFSLAADMAINFLHSDEAQQKRALAGCREPTHVRVLSLGTHCAAAWAIKSAELKQASYPFDWIFSSADIVLHCLQDDFETFLDAAHYADIDGQACSHRFYMEAYGEHRLFNHRSPLVEGGYDYYRRGVARFRQDVYGGTGSLLFMLGSIDKAAPSRFEALADLLDQRAPHASLLMVSVLPPDEIGRIGFSDLAGRGRHKSLLYRPNSTLGPLEFPRPIDNLMIRALLQSEI from the coding sequence GTGGACGGAATTCAGGTGATTCAGCAAACGGGAGCGGAAAGGCTTGTAGAGGCGCTGTACTACGGTATTTTAGGGCGGGCGCCGGATGCCGCTGGTCTGGCCGTAAATACTAAAATACTGGAAGGGTCAGTCGATTTTTCGCTTGCTGCGGATATGGCGATCAATTTTCTCCATTCGGACGAGGCTCAGCAGAAGCGGGCCCTTGCTGGTTGTCGCGAACCGACCCATGTTCGGGTTCTGTCGCTGGGAACTCATTGTGCCGCTGCGTGGGCTATAAAATCAGCCGAACTCAAGCAGGCCTCGTATCCCTTCGACTGGATCTTCTCGAGTGCAGATATCGTGCTCCATTGCCTTCAGGATGATTTTGAAACCTTTCTCGATGCGGCACACTATGCAGACATAGACGGCCAGGCATGCAGCCACCGATTCTACATGGAGGCATATGGAGAGCACCGACTTTTCAATCATCGTAGCCCGCTCGTTGAAGGAGGGTACGATTATTACCGGCGGGGCGTCGCGAGATTTCGGCAAGATGTCTATGGTGGAACCGGTTCGCTGCTCTTTATGCTTGGATCAATCGATAAGGCGGCCCCCTCTCGCTTTGAAGCGTTGGCCGACCTTCTCGACCAGAGGGCTCCCCATGCATCGCTCTTGATGGTTTCCGTCTTGCCGCCCGATGAGATCGGCCGCATCGGCTTTTCGGATCTGGCAGGCCGGGGTCGTCACAAATCGCTGCTTTACCGTCCGAATTCTACCCTCGGCCCCCTCGAATTCCCCAGGCCGATCGACAATCTGATGATCAGAGCTTTGCTCCAGAGCGAGATATAA
- a CDS encoding Do family serine endopeptidase has protein sequence MRYAYAITAAMLLGGAAATVTLQQPVGAQVAQNAPSQMAAVAPRGAPMSFADLAAKLQPAVVNISTTQKVQLKQQQQNPFAGTPFDEFFRRFGGQGGQGGGATPQTREAVSLGSGFIISADGFIVTNNHVISGVPTDQGKVTISSIKVTLTDRKEYTATVVAKDPTSDLAVLKIDAKNLPFVQFGDSTKSRVGDWVIAIGNPFALGGTVTAGIVSAIHRSIGSGPYDRYIQTDAAINQGNSGGPMFDLNGNVIGINTAIYSPTGGNVGIGFAIPAEQAKPVIQQLMKGTPPKRGYFGVVIQPMDDDIAAGLGLPKDVGEIVARVEPGQPAARAGIQQGDVIVKVNGTDVTPDNTLSYIVAGLPVGSRVPVEYIRNGKHATTTAVVTQRPSEDQLASAVGDDDEDGPIGNGQDTPAVKNALGVTLQSMSPGIARQIGVPETTTGAVITSVDPSSDAATKGLQPKDIIVAVGQRRVATVQEAAAAVEAAKKAGMKTVLLLVQRGTRPAQYLGVDLTGK, from the coding sequence GTGCGCTATGCCTATGCCATCACCGCCGCCATGCTTCTCGGTGGTGCGGCTGCCACGGTAACCCTGCAGCAGCCGGTCGGCGCGCAGGTCGCCCAGAATGCGCCGTCCCAGATGGCCGCCGTCGCGCCGCGCGGCGCGCCGATGAGCTTCGCCGATCTCGCCGCCAAGCTGCAGCCGGCGGTGGTGAACATCTCCACCACGCAGAAGGTGCAGCTCAAGCAGCAGCAGCAGAATCCGTTCGCGGGCACGCCCTTCGATGAATTCTTCCGCCGTTTCGGCGGTCAGGGTGGCCAGGGCGGCGGCGCGACCCCGCAGACGCGCGAGGCCGTGTCGCTGGGCTCGGGCTTCATCATTTCGGCCGACGGCTTCATCGTGACCAACAATCACGTGATTTCGGGCGTGCCGACCGATCAGGGCAAGGTCACGATCTCGTCGATCAAGGTGACGCTCACCGATCGCAAGGAATATACGGCCACCGTCGTCGCCAAGGATCCGACGTCCGATCTCGCGGTGCTGAAGATCGACGCGAAGAACCTCCCCTTCGTGCAGTTCGGCGATTCCACCAAGTCGCGCGTCGGCGACTGGGTGATCGCGATCGGCAATCCGTTCGCGCTGGGCGGCACCGTGACCGCCGGCATCGTCTCGGCGATCCACCGCAGCATCGGCAGCGGCCCTTATGACCGCTACATCCAGACGGATGCGGCGATCAACCAGGGCAATTCGGGCGGCCCGATGTTCGATCTCAACGGCAACGTGATCGGCATCAACACCGCCATCTATTCGCCCACCGGCGGCAATGTCGGCATCGGCTTCGCGATCCCGGCCGAGCAGGCCAAGCCCGTCATCCAGCAGCTGATGAAGGGTACGCCGCCGAAGCGCGGCTATTTCGGCGTGGTGATCCAGCCGATGGACGACGATATCGCCGCCGGCCTCGGCCTGCCGAAGGACGTGGGCGAGATCGTCGCGCGCGTGGAGCCCGGCCAGCCGGCCGCGCGCGCCGGCATCCAGCAGGGCGACGTGATCGTGAAGGTCAACGGCACGGACGTGACGCCGGACAATACCCTGTCCTACATCGTCGCGGGCCTGCCGGTCGGCAGCCGCGTGCCGGTGGAATATATCCGCAACGGCAAGCATGCGACCACCACGGCGGTCGTCACCCAGCGTCCGTCCGAGGATCAGCTCGCCAGCGCCGTCGGCGATGACGATGAGGACGGCCCGATCGGCAACGGTCAGGACACGCCCGCGGTCAAGAACGCGCTGGGCGTCACGCTCCAGTCGATGAGCCCCGGTATCGCCCGCCAGATCGGCGTGCCGGAGACGACGACGGGCGCGGTCATCACCTCGGTCGATCCCTCCAGCGACGCGGCGACCAAGGGCCTGCAGCCCAAGGACATCATCGTCGCGGTCGGTCAGCGTCGCGTCGCGACCGTTCAGGAAGCGGCGGCGGCGGTGGAAGCTGCGAAGAAGGCCGGGATGAAGACGGTGCTGCTGCTCGTCCAGCGCGGCACGCGTCCGGCGCAATATCTGGGCGTGGATCTGACGGGCAAATAA
- a CDS encoding (2Fe-2S)-binding protein, whose protein sequence is MTSFTVNGDPVHYKLDPATPLLWALRDASNLTGTKYGCGAGQCGACTVHVDGVARRSCQVPIGSIEGSFVTTIEGLTADRGHPVQQEWVAAQVPQCGYCQSGMIMAAAALLARTPRPSDEQIDEAITNLCRCGTYPRIRAAIRRAGEALAGGDPISAAPPPKIDPADAAAAVPALSPPAPAAPPKR, encoded by the coding sequence ATGACCAGCTTCACCGTCAATGGCGATCCCGTCCACTATAAGCTGGACCCCGCGACTCCGCTTTTATGGGCGTTGCGCGACGCCTCGAATCTCACCGGCACCAAATATGGCTGCGGCGCGGGACAGTGCGGAGCCTGCACGGTGCATGTCGATGGCGTTGCCCGCCGTTCATGTCAGGTGCCGATCGGATCGATCGAGGGCAGCTTCGTGACGACCATCGAAGGCCTCACCGCCGATCGCGGCCATCCGGTGCAGCAGGAGTGGGTGGCGGCGCAGGTGCCGCAATGCGGCTATTGCCAGTCCGGCATGATCATGGCCGCCGCCGCCTTGCTCGCCAGGACCCCGCGCCCCAGCGACGAGCAGATCGACGAGGCGATCACCAATCTCTGCCGCTGCGGCACCTATCCCCGCATCCGCGCCGCGATTCGCCGCGCGGGCGAGGCGCTGGCGGGCGGCGATCCGATCTCGGCCGCGCCCCCGCCCAAGATCGACCCGGCCGATGCCGCCGCCGCCGTGCCGGCCTTGTCGCCCCCCGCGCCGGCCGCCCCGCCGAAGCGCTGA
- a CDS encoding FKBP-type peptidyl-prolyl cis-trans isomerase codes for MSEVTAVPLRPVNKAGLAALFTSIGVLIVVGIGSAYATTKAPVMLAMPPAEFLAANAKRSGVKTTASGLEYQVLTAGDGPTPTLADAALVEYKGSLTSGQVFDASKPGQPVPMQIGQVVPGFAEALTLMPKGAKYRVWIPPQLGYGEREAGPIPANSVLVFDITMHEFAAVPQPNAEMMSAPHADGTPGTPPPTTIQ; via the coding sequence ATGTCGGAGGTCACCGCCGTTCCGCTGCGCCCGGTCAACAAGGCCGGGCTCGCGGCTCTCTTCACCAGCATCGGCGTGCTGATCGTTGTCGGTATCGGCAGCGCTTATGCCACGACGAAGGCGCCCGTGATGCTGGCGATGCCGCCGGCCGAGTTCCTGGCGGCCAACGCCAAGCGCTCGGGCGTGAAGACGACGGCCTCCGGCCTCGAATATCAGGTGCTGACGGCGGGCGATGGCCCCACGCCGACGCTGGCCGATGCCGCGCTCGTCGAATATAAGGGCAGCCTCACCAGCGGCCAGGTGTTCGATGCGTCGAAGCCCGGCCAGCCGGTGCCGATGCAGATCGGGCAGGTCGTCCCCGGCTTCGCCGAGGCGCTGACCCTGATGCCGAAGGGCGCCAAATATCGCGTCTGGATCCCGCCGCAGCTTGGCTATGGCGAGCGCGAGGCGGGGCCGATCCCGGCCAATTCGGTGCTGGTGTTCGACATCACGATGCACGAATTCGCCGCCGTGCCGCAACCCAATGCCGAGATGATGAGCGCGCCGCATGCCGACGGGACGCCCGGCACGCCGCCGCCCACGACGATCCAGTAA
- a CDS encoding isopenicillin N synthase family oxygenase codes for MATTLETPTVPTVSLADEARDPIGFAQALGGSFERYGFAIVADHGVPPEVIAQADATAKAFFALPDDVKRQYANASGGGQRGYIPFGIETAKGAKAHDLKEFWHVGRELPAGDPLRDVMPDNVWPAEIEDFRRAQLALYDALEDAGRRLLTAIARYLNLPADFFDATIENGNSVLRLLHYPPMGPDGPSIRAGAHEDINTITLLLGAEEAGLELLDRDGNWLPVQPKPGELAINVGDMLQRLTNNVLRSTTHRVLNPAPERRGFARYSMPFFLHFRPDYLIETLPQCVGPDRPNLYAPITAHDYLYERLREIKLV; via the coding sequence ATGGCCACCACCCTCGAAACCCCCACCGTCCCTACCGTCAGCCTTGCCGATGAGGCGCGCGATCCGATCGGGTTCGCACAGGCACTTGGCGGATCGTTCGAGCGCTATGGCTTCGCGATCGTCGCCGATCATGGCGTGCCGCCTGAAGTGATCGCGCAGGCCGATGCGACGGCCAAGGCCTTCTTCGCGCTGCCGGATGACGTGAAGCGCCAATATGCGAATGCCAGCGGCGGCGGCCAGCGCGGCTATATCCCGTTCGGGATCGAGACGGCGAAGGGCGCCAAGGCGCACGACCTGAAGGAATTCTGGCATGTCGGGCGCGAGCTGCCGGCGGGCGATCCGCTGCGCGACGTGATGCCCGACAATGTCTGGCCCGCCGAGATCGAGGATTTCCGCCGCGCCCAGCTCGCGCTCTACGATGCGCTGGAGGATGCGGGGCGGCGCCTTCTCACCGCGATCGCGCGCTATCTGAACCTGCCCGCCGATTTCTTCGACGCCACGATCGAGAATGGCAATTCGGTGCTGCGCCTGCTCCATTACCCGCCGATGGGCCCCGACGGCCCCAGCATCCGTGCGGGCGCGCACGAGGATATCAACACGATCACGTTGCTGCTCGGCGCCGAGGAAGCGGGGCTGGAGCTGCTGGATCGCGACGGCAACTGGCTACCCGTCCAGCCCAAGCCGGGCGAACTGGCGATCAACGTGGGCGACATGCTCCAGCGGCTGACCAACAATGTGCTGCGCTCGACCACGCACCGCGTGCTGAATCCGGCGCCCGAGCGGCGCGGCTTCGCGCGTTACTCGATGCCTTTCTTCCTGCACTTCCGGCCGGATTATCTGATCGAAACGCTGCCCCAGTGCGTCGGCCCCGATCGGCCGAACCTCTATGCGCCGATCACCGCGCACGACTATCTCTACGAGCGGCTGCGCGAGATCAAACTGGTGTGA
- the hflK gene encoding FtsH protease activity modulator HflK, protein MDASGRLEEAGAVLNEGGPWGGGSGGGDGAGGGSGGPGRNPWGGGGKPSGKPGPSALDALVRRGRARFGGGGGGAGGNGLPQLPGAIWAWGILGLVLLWMALTSTHTIGPQQRGVVTRFGKYVGMLQPGLRFSLPAPIDIVTKIDVDNIHVVDIDGGAAGASGQNLMLTGDENLIDLAYSVRWNIRDPELFMFELSDPEGTIREVAESAMREQISNVTLNAAIGPQRAIIEQRVALRMQELLDEYRAGVAVQGVAIKQADPPGEVMDAFKEVSAAQQQAQSYLNQARAYATQKTAQAQGEAAAFDSVYQQYKLAPEVTRRRLYYETMEKVLAKTDKTVLEAPGVTPYLPIPPKGASK, encoded by the coding sequence ATGGATGCAAGTGGGCGGCTGGAAGAGGCCGGAGCGGTGTTGAACGAGGGCGGCCCCTGGGGCGGCGGTTCCGGTGGCGGCGATGGTGCCGGCGGCGGAAGCGGCGGTCCCGGTCGCAATCCCTGGGGCGGAGGCGGCAAGCCGTCCGGAAAGCCCGGCCCGTCCGCGCTGGACGCGCTGGTGCGGCGTGGACGCGCGCGCTTCGGCGGCGGGGGCGGCGGTGCCGGCGGCAATGGCCTGCCGCAGCTGCCCGGCGCGATCTGGGCGTGGGGCATACTCGGCCTCGTCCTGCTCTGGATGGCGCTCACCAGCACGCACACGATCGGCCCGCAGCAGCGCGGCGTGGTCACGCGCTTCGGCAAATATGTCGGCATGCTGCAGCCGGGCCTGCGCTTCTCGCTGCCGGCACCGATCGACATCGTCACGAAGATCGACGTCGACAATATCCATGTCGTCGACATCGACGGCGGGGCCGCCGGTGCCAGCGGCCAGAATCTGATGCTGACCGGCGACGAGAATCTGATCGATCTCGCTTATTCGGTGCGCTGGAACATCCGCGATCCCGAACTTTTCATGTTCGAACTGTCCGATCCCGAGGGCACGATCCGCGAAGTGGCGGAAAGCGCGATGCGCGAGCAGATTTCGAACGTGACGCTGAATGCCGCGATCGGACCCCAGCGCGCGATCATCGAACAGCGCGTGGCGCTGCGCATGCAGGAATTGCTGGACGAATATCGCGCCGGCGTCGCCGTGCAGGGCGTGGCGATCAAGCAGGCCGATCCGCCGGGCGAGGTGATGGACGCGTTCAAGGAAGTGTCCGCCGCTCAGCAGCAGGCGCAATCCTATCTGAACCAGGCGCGGGCCTATGCCACGCAGAAGACCGCGCAGGCGCAGGGCGAGGCCGCCGCGTTCGATTCGGTCTATCAGCAGTACAAGCTCGCGCCCGAGGTCACGCGCCGTCGCCTCTATTATGAGACGATGGAGAAGGTGCTGGCCAAGACCGACAAGACGGTGCTGGAGGCACCCGGCGTCACCCCCTATCTGCCCATCCCGCCGAAGGGGGCGTCCAAGTGA
- a CDS encoding RcnB family protein, with protein sequence MRKLIIAGLMAATLVPTIASAQNRELRHDRQDIREEQRDVNRAIRNGAPPHVVRDQQRDVREARREYREDWRDYRRGNPNVFRGPAYVGPRGYAYRPIAPGYRFDRLYYDRRYWIDPVRYRLPAAAYGRRWVRYGNDVVLVDVRTGRVVTVYNSFFF encoded by the coding sequence ATGCGTAAGCTCATTATCGCCGGCCTGATGGCCGCCACCTTGGTGCCCACGATCGCCTCGGCCCAGAATCGCGAGCTGCGGCACGATCGGCAGGACATTCGCGAGGAACAGCGCGACGTGAACCGCGCGATCCGCAACGGCGCGCCGCCGCATGTGGTCCGCGATCAGCAGCGCGACGTGCGCGAGGCCCGCCGCGAATATCGTGAGGACTGGCGCGATTATCGCCGCGGCAACCCGAACGTGTTCCGGGGCCCGGCCTATGTCGGCCCGCGCGGCTATGCCTATCGCCCGATTGCGCCCGGCTATCGCTTCGACCGGCTCTATTATGATCGCCGCTACTGGATCGATCCCGTCCGCTATCGCCTGCCCGCCGCCGCTTATGGCCGCCGCTGGGTCCGCTACGGCAACGATGTCGTCCTGGTCGACGTCCGCACCGGCCGCGTGGTGACGGTCTATAACAGCTTCTTCTTCTGA
- the hflC gene encoding protease modulator HflC, with translation MNGFDSIRRNPIFWGGLVLVVLGVLFSVFLVVPETKQALIVRFGMPKRIANGYDSKEEFGRTGAGIVWRIPGMESVVWVDKRVLDFDMQRQAVLSTDQLRLEVDAFARYRIVDPVRMYVSAGSERRVGEALKPILGSALRNELGKRPFRDLLSPERGEMMEDIKTAVARVAKQYGAEIVDVRIKRADLPDGAPLESAFNRMRTARQQEAKSIEAGARREAQILMGEADANAARTYAEAYGKDPGFYDFYRAMQSYRATFGTDDDQPRGSSQIILSPDSEYLRQFRGGK, from the coding sequence GTGAACGGCTTCGATTCGATCCGCCGCAACCCGATCTTCTGGGGCGGGCTGGTGCTGGTGGTGCTGGGCGTCCTGTTCAGCGTGTTCCTGGTCGTTCCGGAAACCAAGCAGGCGCTGATCGTGCGCTTCGGCATGCCGAAGCGGATCGCCAACGGCTATGATTCCAAGGAAGAGTTCGGGCGCACCGGCGCGGGCATCGTCTGGCGCATTCCGGGCATGGAATCGGTCGTCTGGGTCGACAAGCGCGTGCTGGATTTCGACATGCAGCGCCAGGCGGTGCTCTCCACCGATCAGCTGCGGCTGGAGGTGGACGCCTTCGCCCGCTATCGCATCGTCGATCCCGTGCGGATGTATGTCTCGGCCGGCAGCGAGCGGCGCGTGGGCGAGGCGCTGAAGCCGATCCTGGGCTCGGCGCTGCGCAACGAGCTGGGCAAGCGCCCCTTCCGCGATCTGCTCAGCCCCGAGCGCGGCGAGATGATGGAAGACATCAAGACCGCCGTCGCGCGCGTCGCCAAGCAATATGGCGCCGAGATCGTCGACGTGCGGATCAAGCGCGCCGATCTGCCCGATGGCGCGCCGCTGGAGAGCGCGTTCAACCGGATGCGCACCGCGCGCCAGCAGGAGGCCAAGTCGATCGAGGCGGGCGCCCGCCGCGAGGCGCAGATCCTGATGGGCGAGGCGGATGCCAATGCCGCGCGCACCTATGCCGAGGCCTATGGCAAGGATCCGGGCTTCTACGATTTCTACCGCGCGATGCAGAGCTATCGGGCGACGTTCGGCACGGATGACGATCAGCCGCGCGGCAGCAGCCAGATCATCCTTTCGCCGGACAGCGAATATCTGCGTCAGTTCCGGGGCGGGAAGTAA
- a CDS encoding RcnB family protein translates to MQRIGKLLLAAAVGVSLPAMAVAQRGPDDQDRGGRQERGPDQQRPQQQQQGQRGFQGARPDQQQRGPQDWQRNRQDPQRAIQEPDRTGRPDRPEGFNRDGGPGRFGAGNPQPGGNDRRDDGRRFDGRPGDNRGEYRPGFNGRPNDPRFGNRPGFDNRPGFDGRRPDDRRWDNGRPSNDRWVGSNWRQDRRYDWRGYRDYNRNQFHIGGYIAPRGWGYGYRRYSVGAVLPSLLWGSGFWLNDPYAYRLPPAYGPYRWVRYYDDVLLIDTRTGRVVDAIPGFFW, encoded by the coding sequence ATGCAGAGGATCGGAAAGCTGCTTCTCGCCGCCGCGGTCGGCGTCAGCCTGCCGGCGATGGCCGTGGCACAGCGTGGCCCGGACGATCAGGACCGGGGCGGACGTCAGGAGCGTGGGCCCGACCAGCAGCGCCCCCAGCAGCAGCAGCAGGGCCAGCGCGGCTTTCAGGGCGCCCGGCCGGACCAGCAGCAGCGGGGCCCGCAAGACTGGCAGCGCAACCGCCAGGATCCGCAGCGCGCGATTCAGGAGCCGGATCGCACCGGCCGCCCCGATCGCCCCGAGGGATTCAACCGCGACGGCGGCCCCGGCCGCTTCGGCGCGGGCAATCCGCAGCCGGGCGGCAATGATCGCCGCGACGACGGCCGCCGCTTCGATGGGCGCCCCGGCGACAATCGCGGGGAGTATCGCCCCGGCTTCAACGGTCGCCCCAACGATCCCCGTTTCGGCAATCGCCCCGGCTTCGACAATCGCCCCGGTTTCGACGGCCGCCGCCCCGACGACCGCCGCTGGGACAATGGCCGCCCGAGCAACGATCGCTGGGTGGGCAGCAACTGGCGACAGGACCGGCGCTACGACTGGCGCGGCTATCGCGACTATAACCGCAACCAGTTCCACATCGGCGGCTACATCGCGCCGCGCGGCTGGGGCTATGGCTATCGCCGCTACTCGGTCGGCGCCGTGCTGCCGAGCCTGCTGTGGGGCTCCGGCTTCTGGCTGAACGATCCCTATGCCTATCGGCTTCCGCCCGCTTACGGCCCCTATCGCTGGGTCCGCTATTATGACGACGTGCTGCTGATCGACACCCGCACCGGCCGCGTCGTCGATGCCATCCCGGGCTTCTTCTGGTGA
- a CDS encoding TonB family protein gives MVSVLALLLATAAPGSSADAVREPHPVTANTAAARPGRISLHNNDAGVVRVRLSLGPNGVPTSCTVVKSVAPALDQATCEGMMDRARFEPAPEEMRGALVTERSVTWWR, from the coding sequence ATGGTGTCTGTGCTTGCCCTGCTTCTGGCGACCGCCGCCCCCGGATCCTCTGCGGATGCGGTGCGCGAACCGCATCCCGTCACCGCGAACACGGCCGCCGCCCGTCCGGGCCGCATTTCGCTCCACAACAACGATGCCGGCGTGGTGCGCGTGCGTCTGTCCCTCGGCCCCAATGGCGTGCCGACCAGCTGCACGGTGGTGAAAAGCGTTGCCCCCGCGCTGGATCAGGCGACGTGCGAAGGCATGATGGATCGCGCCCGCTTCGAGCCGGCCCCGGAGGAGATGCGCGGAGCGCTCGTCACCGAACGCTCCGTCACCTGGTGGCGATAG
- the rpsU gene encoding 30S ribosomal protein S21, protein MQIIVRDNNVDQALRALKKKLQREGVYREMKLRRHYEKPSEKRARERAAAIRRARKLERKRVERDQAR, encoded by the coding sequence ATGCAGATCATCGTTCGCGACAATAATGTCGATCAGGCGCTGCGCGCGCTCAAGAAGAAGCTGCAGCGCGAAGGCGTTTATCGCGAGATGAAGCTGCGCCGGCATTATGAGAAGCCGTCGGAGAAGCGCGCGCGCGAGCGTGCCGCCGCCATCCGCCGCGCCCGCAAGCTGGAGCGCAAGCGCGTCGAGCGCGATCAGGCCCGGTAA